In a genomic window of Ancylothrix sp. D3o:
- a CDS encoding DinB family protein: protein MIMLREHFQLLARYNSLANEKLYEVCSLLSDEERKQPRPAFFKSIHGTLNHIMVGDRIWMGRFEGQEVASTGLDAILYENFEELWAVRRLEDKRIESFVAGLTEEFFTKTIRYINNAGKVYTDPVTLLIAHFFNHQTHHRGQVHDLLMQTKIRPPALDMHRLIRA, encoded by the coding sequence ATGATTATGTTGCGGGAGCATTTTCAATTACTGGCCCGATACAACAGCCTAGCGAATGAGAAACTTTATGAAGTTTGCTCGCTTTTAAGCGATGAAGAGCGCAAACAGCCACGACCGGCTTTTTTTAAAAGCATTCACGGGACGTTGAATCATATTATGGTCGGCGATAGAATTTGGATGGGGCGATTTGAAGGTCAAGAAGTAGCATCCACCGGCCTGGATGCCATTCTTTACGAAAACTTTGAGGAACTGTGGGCCGTGCGCCGGCTTGAAGATAAACGCATAGAAAGCTTTGTAGCCGGTTTAACCGAAGAGTTTTTCACAAAAACGATTCGCTATATCAATAATGCCGGCAAAGTTTATACAGACCCTGTAACGTTATTAATAGCGCATTTTTTTAACCATCAAACACACCACCGGGGACAAGTCCACGATTTATTAATGCAGACAAAAATTCGTCCGCCGGCGTTGGATATGCACCGGCTCATCCGAGCTTAG